A stretch of DNA from Alkalidesulfovibrio alkalitolerans DSM 16529:
AACCTGTGCGTGGTAACATGCGCGACCATACGAGACGAAGGAGCTACCCCATGCCCATGGCCCATGTCCGCCCATTTCTCAAGCAGATTCTCACCGATAAAACTTTCCGCGACAAGCTGATCTCAACATCGAATGCGGCGGATCGCGCAGAGGTTCTCGCCAAATACGGCTACGAATTCAGCGACACGGAGTTCGAGGAAGGCTACAACGCCACGCTGGTGGGTCTTCAATTCGAAGATGACGCGAACCGCTTGAAGGAATTCAAGCTCATGTGGGACATGCTGCGCCGTTTGTAGTGCCCTTCCCCCGCTAAACCGGCCACTCGGCGGTTCTCCGATTCCCGCTTCATGCAACGCAAAAAGCCCCCGGTTTTGGACCGGGGGCTTTTGA
This window harbors:
- a CDS encoding Nif11-like leader peptide family natural product precursor, with translation MPMAHVRPFLKQILTDKTFRDKLISTSNAADRAEVLAKYGYEFSDTEFEEGYNATLVGLQFEDDANRLKEFKLMWDMLRRL